The region TCGCCCCCGAAGGCCACGCCACGTACCGGCCCAGCCCGGCCGACATCGGCTCCTGGCACCTCGCGTTCCGCGTGGCGGACCTGGCCGCCCTGATCCGCGACAGCGAACCCTGGGGCTGGCAGGTGCGCGGACAGGTGGCGACCGTCACCGAGGGCCCAGGCCCGGTCGGCGCGCAGCTGGCCTACCTGCACAACGCGGACGGCACCATCCTGGAATTCATCCAGCTGCCCGGCTGATCCGGCCTCCGGCTGACCGGCTCTGGTTATACGGATTCCGTCTGTTTCGTTGACAGATCGGAACACCACCGATCCGTTAACTCCACGTCCGGAACCCGTTTTTCTCCTACTCGCTCCGCTCGGGTTGAAAGATTTTGCAAACCTTTCAACCGGAGTCCGTATTACAGGGGTTCGTTCACGCCGCGGTCCTGGGGGTGCAGCGCGGCGCGGACCGCCTGTGGGGACAGGGCGTCCAGGTCCAGAGGCATCGCCCGGCCCGAGAAGCGCAGCCCGCGCGCCTCGACGGCACTCATCAGTTCGTCCCAGACGTCCTCGTACTCGGCGAGGGTCATGACGCTGCCGTCCGCGCGGGACAGCAGGCCCATCAGCGCCCAGGTGCGCGCCTCGAAGGAAGTATCCGCGAAGGTCATGCGCCAGGGTAGGGGGGACGCCGTCACAGGAGCCTGCCAGTCCGCGCCCTAAGCGTGAGGTACTTCACCCGCCGCGCCACAGGTCCGGACCACCCCGGCCCGCCATGCGGGAAGGCGCGGACCTCACCCCTGCGGGAGTTCCGCCTCGACCAGGGTGCCGTGCCCGGGGCTGGACAGCACGCGGTACAGCCCGCCGCGCGCCTCGATCCGCTCGCGCATCTGTAGCAGGCCCAGACCGCCCGCGCTGCTCACGCGACCCGAGATCGAGTCCGGATCGAACCCCGCGCCGTCGTCCTGCACGCGCAGCGTCACGCCCTCCGCGCCGTGCAGCGTCACCTTGACCTCCTGCGCGCGGGCGTGCTTGGCGACGTTGTTCAGGCTCTCCTGTAGGATCCGGAACACGACCGCCTCGTCCCCGGGCGACAGGTGCACGTCCCCGCTGACGTTCAGGTGCACCCGCAGATTGTTCTGCTCGCCGAAATCCAGCACGTAGCGGCGCACGGTCTCCAGCAGCCCGTAGCGTTCCAGGTCGATGGGCCGCAGCGCGAAGATCGAGCGGCGCACCTCGCGGATCTGCTCGCGCAGCAGCGTCGTCGCCGCGCGCACCTCGGCCTCCGCCTTCGGGGGGTCCGTGTGGATCTGCCGGGCCACCACGTCCAGCTTCAGCGCCGCGAACGCCAGCGACTGCGCCACCCCGTCGTGAATCTCGCGGGCAATGCGGGCGCGTTCGTCGCTGATCGCCAGTTCCTCCGAGTACAGGTACGCCCGCGCGTTGCGGACCGCCAGCGTCGCCTGCCCCGCCATCAGCGCCAGCAGCGACACCCGCGCGTCGTCGAAGGCGTTCGGGTCCGGGTCGCCCAGCAGCAGCACGCCCACCAGGCCTTCCTCGTCCCGCATGGGCAGGCCCAGCACGCTGCGGGCCTCCGGGAACACCTCGCTGGCCTCCTCGTCGGTGGCCTTCAGGGCCGCCTCGGCGTGCGCGACGCGCTGCGCGAAGGCCGGAGCCACCCCGCCGCGCCGCTCGCCGTGCGCGTCCTGCGCGTACTCCAGCCGCAGCACCCCGTCCTGATCGCTCAGGACCACCGCGCGCGCCCCGGCCCCCACGCGGCCCGCCATGGCGTGCGTCACGCGGCCCAGCAGGCGGCGCATGTTGCGCTCGGCGCGGATGCTCTGATCCACCGAGTACAGCGTCATCAGGTCCAGCGTCCGCTGCCGCACCGCCTCCACACCCCGCGCGACCTCCGAGGCCAGCGCCTGCGCCAGCGCCTCGGCGTCCGCCGGGGGCGGCTCCTGGAAGTGCAGGGCCAGCGCCCCGCCGCCCGGCACCGGCACCTTCAGCGGATGCAGCGGCCCCGCCGCCCCGCTGGCGCCCTCGGCGCGGGCCGTGCCGCTCAGGCCGCCCGGCACCGTCAGCGTCGCCCGCTGCGCCCCGGTCACGCGCACCGCGCCGCGCGCCGCGACGTCCAGCACCGCGCCCATGTCCGCCGCGTCCGACAGGTCGCGCATGAGTTCCTGCACCGCGCCCAGCCGCGCGTGCGACACCCGCAGCTCGCCGTACAGGTCCAGCAGCTGCCGCTCGGCCCGCTCGCGCGCGCGGGTGCCCTCCGCGATCCACTCCACGCTGAAGTACGTCACCGCCGGACCCACCAGCCCGTAGAACAGCAGGTGCGCCCACAGCTCCAGCGCCGCGCCGGGCAGCAGCGAGATCAGGAACTCCACCACGCCCACCACCAGCACGATCAGCGGCGGCAGGACGTTACGCACCACCCGCACGCGGTCCGACAGCCGGAACCCCCGCGGCCCCCGCACCGGCGCGCCGTCCAGCGTCTCCGGCAGGGCGTCCGGCAGCCCGTCCGGCAGGGGCGAGAGGTCGGGGGTCAGGGCGTCAGGAGCAGGCTGGCGCGGCGCAGGAGCGTCCGTCATGCCCCCAGTCTAGGCCCGCCGCGCCGGGCGGGCCGTCCCGGCGTCCCCCTTCAGTACCCGGGCTGGTCGTCGGTGGCCGGGAGATCCAGCTCGGGGGCGTCCGGCGCCGGAGCCTGCCGGGGGGCGGTCGTGCCGCGCGCGGCGGCGTCCTCCACCTTCCACTGCACCTGCCGCAGCAGCCCGCGGAACAGGCGGCTCTCGGCGCTGCTCATCAGCGCGCGGTCCAGCGTCGCCCGCCACAGCCGCAGCGTGTGCCGCGCCCGCACCGCGTCCGTGTACCCGATCAGGGTCATCGTCTCGCGCAGGTGCCCGTACAGCGCCTCCATCTCCTCACGCGTGGCGGTCTTGCGCTGCCGCTCCGGCAGTTCGTCCTGCCCCTGCAGGAACTCGTAACACACCAGCAGCACCGCCTGCGCCAGGTTCAGGCTCGCGTAATCCCCGGTCGGGATGCGCACCGCCAGCTGGCACTGCTCCAGGTCGCTGTTGATCAGCCCGGTCTCCTCCGGGCCGAACACCAGTGCGGGCGCGGCCGCCGCGCGCACCAGCGGACGCACGTACGCCGGGTGCTGCGGCGGCGCCAGATCCGCCCGCAGGCGCGCCGTCGTGCCCACGCTGAGGTCCCGGTCCGCCAGCGCCTCGCGCAGCGTCGGGTAGATCTTCGCCTCGCGCAGCAGGTCCGCCGCGTGCACGGCCATCGCCACCGCGCCGGAATCCAGGTGGTCGCA is a window of Deinococcus grandis DNA encoding:
- a CDS encoding VOC family protein; this encodes MSGHVLGTVHTAIAVSDLTHQLGYWQEVLGFTLLGQTEVGGPLPEQETGVPGLRSHLALLALHGQTVELYQPLAPEGHATYRPSPADIGSWHLAFRVADLAALIRDSEPWGWQVRGQVATVTEGPGPVGAQLAYLHNADGTILEFIQLPG
- a CDS encoding GAF domain-containing sensor histidine kinase, coding for MTDAPAPRQPAPDALTPDLSPLPDGLPDALPETLDGAPVRGPRGFRLSDRVRVVRNVLPPLIVLVVGVVEFLISLLPGAALELWAHLLFYGLVGPAVTYFSVEWIAEGTRARERAERQLLDLYGELRVSHARLGAVQELMRDLSDAADMGAVLDVAARGAVRVTGAQRATLTVPGGLSGTARAEGASGAAGPLHPLKVPVPGGGALALHFQEPPPADAEALAQALASEVARGVEAVRQRTLDLMTLYSVDQSIRAERNMRRLLGRVTHAMAGRVGAGARAVVLSDQDGVLRLEYAQDAHGERRGGVAPAFAQRVAHAEAALKATDEEASEVFPEARSVLGLPMRDEEGLVGVLLLGDPDPNAFDDARVSLLALMAGQATLAVRNARAYLYSEELAISDERARIAREIHDGVAQSLAFAALKLDVVARQIHTDPPKAEAEVRAATTLLREQIREVRRSIFALRPIDLERYGLLETVRRYVLDFGEQNNLRVHLNVSGDVHLSPGDEAVVFRILQESLNNVAKHARAQEVKVTLHGAEGVTLRVQDDGAGFDPDSISGRVSSAGGLGLLQMRERIEARGGLYRVLSSPGHGTLVEAELPQG
- a CDS encoding RNA methyltransferase encodes the protein MNLAVVLVSPKTPGNIGSAARAMLNMGARDLRLVAPRCDHLDSGAVAMAVHAADLLREAKIYPTLREALADRDLSVGTTARLRADLAPPQHPAYVRPLVRAAAAPALVFGPEETGLINSDLEQCQLAVRIPTGDYASLNLAQAVLLVCYEFLQGQDELPERQRKTATREEMEALYGHLRETMTLIGYTDAVRARHTLRLWRATLDRALMSSAESRLFRGLLRQVQWKVEDAAARGTTAPRQAPAPDAPELDLPATDDQPGY